The following nucleotide sequence is from Dialister pneumosintes.
ACAAAAGAAGCTCTTCCTTTATCTAAATATAAAATATGAGAAGCTTCTTTAAGAACACCACGAATATCATGAGAGACCATGATTACAGTCATATGATACGTTTCTATACAACGTCGTAAAATCAGATACATTTCTTTAGTCATTTCCGGATCTAAACCGGTAACCGGTTCATCAAGAATCAGTAATCTACCAGCAGAACACAGCGCACGAGCTAAAAGAACTCGTTGCTGTTGTCCTCCGGATAAGTCACGATAACATCGATTTTTTAAATCAGAAATCCCTAAAAACTCCAATTTTTCCTGTGCATCTTCTTTATCTTTTTTTCTATAGAAAGGATAATAACCACAACGATTCAACCGTCCTGACAAAACAATTTCCCACACACTGACAGGAAAATCCCTTTGTACCGAAGTCTGCTGCGATAAATAGCCAATTTCATCGGCTTGTAAGCCTTCTCCCAGAATGACTTTTCCACCGGAAAGCTTTTCTAATTTTAATAGTCCTTTAATTAAAGTACTTTTTCCTGCACCATTTTCTCCGATAATTCCCCAATATTCTCCGGAATTCACAGAAAAACTGACATCAGAAAGTACCTTCTTACCTGCATAAGCGATAGAAAGACAATCACAAGAGAAAAGACTCATTAATTCAAGGCCTCCTTGAGCGCTTTGACATTTTCTTTCATAAGATCAATATAAGTAACGCCTTTTTCAAACTGCTCCGCTGTTACATTATGAATCGCATTAAGAAGCATATTCTTAGCTCCGGTTGCTTCTGCAATGGACTTGCTCATCTGCTCATTGGACATTTCAATATGGAATACCACCGGAATATTATCTGCTTTTACCTTATCAATCAAGAAAGCAACAGTAGCCGGATTGGAACCGGTATCCTTAGAGCATCCTGGGAATGCAGCATAGTAGCTTAAACCATATTCCTTAGCAAAATACAAGAACGGGAATCTGTCACCGACAATAATTTCCTTTCTCTTCGCATGATCAATTACATCGCGGAATTCCTTATCCAAATCTTGGAGTTCTTTTACATAGGTTTCTGTATTTTTCTTGAAATATTCTGCATCCGCTGCGTCTAAAGAAATAATATTATCACTCATAGCCTTTACAATGGCAATAGCATTGACCGGAGAAGTCCAAACATGTTCATCCATTTCATGTGCATGTTCGTGTTCATGGTGAGCATGTTCTTCATGTTCATGCTCATGATGTGCATCTTCTTCATGCGCATGTTCATGGTGTGCATGTTCCTCATGTGCATCCTCCTCATGATGATGTTCATGAACCATACCTTCTACGATTTCTTCTTCACGAAGAGATACCGCATCCATCATTTTGAAAGCTTTATGCTTATTCGTATCAATCGATTCCAATACATGTTCTACCCATTCATCGGCATCTCCACCGGTGTATACAAATAAATCACTGCTCTGAATCGCTTTGATATCCTCCGGAGTCGGTTCATAACTATGAGCCTCTGCACCCGGCTTAAGAAGCATGGTTACTTCCGCCTTATCACCGGCAATCTGCCTTGCAAAATCATAACCGGAAAAATTTGTACAAACGATTTTCAGTGCTTTATCACCGGAAGTCGTGGATGTACTCTGATTACCACAACCTGCCAAACCAACGGCACCTACACAACAAGCCGTAACTAATGCGATAAGTTTTTTCATTATTTCCTCCTATAATACCGCAACATATAAATCTAACAAAAGAACCCGTTAGAATCTATCTTTATTCTTTCCATTGTTTCTTTTGTATAACATATGCGAATTATTCGCATATGTTTATTATACCACATTCTTATATTGATAGCAGATAAACACTATATGAACACTTCTAGCATCTACTTTTATTAAAATTAATTATTAAGCGGTATATTGTTATATTATTTATCTTTTACTTATTTATAATTTTGTTATATATTATATAGGTAAACTAATGATTACTCATTTATTTTTTTCAGGAGGAATTTTTATGAGCAAACAAAATTTTAAAAAATCGGTATTCTTAACGATGGCAATCAGTGCATTTTTAATGGCTCCAATCAGCGGAGTTCATGCTACACCTACACTCGATGAACTAAATAATCGTCTAACTACTTTAGAGAATGATGTTAATCAGACACTTCCTACCATCGCAGGAAAAGCAAAACAAGTAGACTTAAATAACGAAATACAAGCTAGAACTGACAAAGATAATGAACTTGAAGGAAAAATAACAAATCTAACCAATAATAAATCTGATAAAACTTATGTAGATACAGAATTGGGTAAAAAAGTAAATGCTACTGATTTTAATCAGTTCAAGAATGATACGAATGCAACATTAACAGGACTTGCTCATGATAAAGCTGCTAAAGCATATGTAGATGATGAATTGGCTAAAAAAGCAAATACGGATGATGTTTACAAGAAAGCTGAAACTTATAACCAGACAGAAATCAACGACAAATTAAACAAAAAGGCTAACTCTGCTGATGTGTACAAAAAATCTGAAACTTATAGCAAGGATGAAGTAAACGCAGAATTAGCTAAGAAAGCAGATAAGACTACCGTAAACGCTTTAAAAAGCGATCTTGAAAATACAAAAGATAAATTAAGTGATGCCAGAACGGATATTAGATAT
It contains:
- a CDS encoding metal ABC transporter ATP-binding protein, which encodes MSLFSCDCLSIAYAGKKVLSDVSFSVNSGEYWGIIGENGAGKSTLIKGLLKLEKLSGGKVILGEGLQADEIGYLSQQTSVQRDFPVSVWEIVLSGRLNRCGYYPFYRKKDKEDAQEKLEFLGISDLKNRCYRDLSGGQQQRVLLARALCSAGRLLILDEPVTGLDPEMTKEMYLILRRCIETYHMTVIMVSHDIRGVLKEASHILYLDKGRASFVGTKADYIQENRVPLTERGFIL
- a CDS encoding metal ABC transporter substrate-binding protein, producing MKKLIALVTACCVGAVGLAGCGNQSTSTTSGDKALKIVCTNFSGYDFARQIAGDKAEVTMLLKPGAEAHSYEPTPEDIKAIQSSDLFVYTGGDADEWVEHVLESIDTNKHKAFKMMDAVSLREEEIVEGMVHEHHHEEDAHEEHAHHEHAHEEDAHHEHEHEEHAHHEHEHAHEMDEHVWTSPVNAIAIVKAMSDNIISLDAADAEYFKKNTETYVKELQDLDKEFRDVIDHAKRKEIIVGDRFPFLYFAKEYGLSYYAAFPGCSKDTGSNPATVAFLIDKVKADNIPVVFHIEMSNEQMSKSIAEATGAKNMLLNAIHNVTAEQFEKGVTYIDLMKENVKALKEALN